The genomic region TCTTTACGTTTTGTAATTGTATACAAGTGGCTTTGCGCAGAGTGTATTCAAGGCGGACGGCGCAGGTCAATCCATTTTCTCAAGCGCCTGTTTCATTCGTCGGAAGCCTGTCTGACTGTGGCTTTTCGTCGCATGTGGCGCTTTTCGAGAATTATTGTATACAAAAAAATAACTCATTGTGTTCTATTTGTTGCATCGGCCTGCGGCAGAAAACCGCAGGCCCACGACTTTCCCTATAACAAAATGAGGACGGCACCATGAGCGCTTTAACCTTGAAAGTCGCAGTCAACCTGGTCAACCAGGCCATCAATGCAGGGCGGGAAATCTCCGCCGCCCCCCTGACCATCGCGGTACTCGATACCGGCGGCCACCTGATCACCCTGCAACGCGAAGACGGCGCCAGCTTGCTGCGCCCGAATATCGCCATCGGTAAAGCTTGGGGCGCCATCGCCCTCGGTAAAGGCTCGCGCCTGCTGGCACTGGACGCACAACAACGCCCGGCGTTTATTGCCGCGCTGAACAGCATGGGCCAGGGCAGCGTCGTGCCGGCACCGGGTGGTGTGTTGATTCGGGATCAGGCGGGTAACGTGCTGGGCGCGATCGGGATTAGCGGGGATTTGTCGGATATTGATGAGCAGGTGGCGATCAGGGCGGTGGAGGCGTTGGAGTTGCGGGCGGATGCGGGGGTGGCTGCTTGATTTTGTAGCGTCTGATTAACCGCCTTCGCGAGCAGGCTCGCTCCCACATTGGATTTGTGCTCAGACACAAAATGTCTGAATACCCATGCTCCCTGTGGGAGCGAGCCTGCTCGCGAATACGATCTCAAAAACACATCTTGCTAAAAGTCTGACGCTTGGTCCGACAATCTCCGAACTAGCCTTTTCATGATCAGGACATGAAAAGGCAAAGGAATGCTGAATCTATCTGCTTCAAATCGTTTGCGCATCGGTCGTTACTCCGAACACAACCGCATCTACCTGCTGACAACCAATACGGCGGGAAGGCAGCCTGTTTTCAGCGACTTTGCACTGGGTCGATTGGTCGCCAGCCAATTTAGCGTCGCAGAGGAAATGGGCATTGCCAGTACGTTGGCCTGGGTTGTCATGCCAGATCATTTTCATTGGCTGATTGAATTGAAGCGCGGTTCGCTCGGCGAGTTGATGCAGCGTACAAAATCCCTCAGCACCAAAGCCGTGAATCTCTCGACGGGTCGACAGGCCAGTCTTTGGCAATCAGGCTTTCATGATCGTGCATTGCGCAGAGAAGAAGATTTGGTGAAGTTGGCTCGGTATATCGTGGCTAACCCGTTGCGGGCTGGTTTGGTTAAGAAGCTTGGCGACTATCCGCTGTGGGATGCGATTTGGGTTTGAGCGTTATTCTGTGTTGCCGCCATTCGCGAGCAGGCTCGCTCCCACAGGGGATTTGTGAACGCCACAGATCCAATGTAGGAGCGAGCTTGCTCGCGAAGCAGTCACCGCGGTCTATCAGTCCGGCTCACACCCTTTCAGCACCAAGCGGATAATCGTCTGCGCCGCCGCTTCATAATCCGCCTCGTCCAGCTTGTCCTTCCCCGTGACTGCAGAAATCTGCCAGTCGAAGTCGGCGTAGGTCTGGGTAGCGGCCCAGATGCTGAACATCAGGTGGTTGGGGTCGATCGGGGCGATCTGGCCGCGGTCGATCCAGCTCTGAATACAGTCGATGTTGTGCTTGGCCTGGCCGTTGAGCTGCTCGACCAGGTCAGCACTCAAATGTGGCGCGCCGTGCATGATTTCGCTGGCGAATACTTTCGAGGCGAAGGGCAGATCGCGGGAGATGCGGATCTTCGAGCGGATGTAGCCGCTCAGCACTTCGCTCGGTACGCCGTCCGGATTGAACGGGGTCGAGGCCTGCAAAATCGGCACGATGATGCTTTCCAATACCTCGCGGTAGAGGTTTTCCTTGGACTTGAAGTAGTAGTAGACGTTGGGCTTGGGCAATCCCGCCTTGGCGGCGATGTCGCTGGTTTTGGTCGCAGCGAAGCCCTTGTCGGCAAACTCCTCACTGGCGGCACGCAGGATCAGTTCTTTGTTACGCTCGCGGATTGTGCTCATAAACCCGGTGGTTCCTTGCCTGTTCTGGCGGTTGCGCATGGTAGCACCGGCCTCGCGCGACGCTCAAGAATGCCCCGCGTGGTCTAAGGTCGCGTTATGCTTCGCAACATTCATACATAAAAGGAAACAGGATTCATGGCAGGAAGCAGTTTGCTGGTGCTGGTCGACGATATTGCCACCGTGCTGGACGACGTGGCGTTGATGAGCAAAATGGCCGCCAAGAAGACTGCCGGCGTGCTTGGCGACGACCTGGCGCTCAATGCCCAGCAGGTCTCCGGGGT from Pseudomonas tensinigenes harbors:
- a CDS encoding GlcG/HbpS family heme-binding protein: MSALTLKVAVNLVNQAINAGREISAAPLTIAVLDTGGHLITLQREDGASLLRPNIAIGKAWGAIALGKGSRLLALDAQQRPAFIAALNSMGQGSVVPAPGGVLIRDQAGNVLGAIGISGDLSDIDEQVAIRAVEALELRADAGVAA
- a CDS encoding REP-associated tyrosine transposase — protein: MLNLSASNRLRIGRYSEHNRIYLLTTNTAGRQPVFSDFALGRLVASQFSVAEEMGIASTLAWVVMPDHFHWLIELKRGSLGELMQRTKSLSTKAVNLSTGRQASLWQSGFHDRALRREEDLVKLARYIVANPLRAGLVKKLGDYPLWDAIWV
- a CDS encoding TetR/AcrR family transcriptional regulator, with the protein product MSTIRERNKELILRAASEEFADKGFAATKTSDIAAKAGLPKPNVYYYFKSKENLYREVLESIIVPILQASTPFNPDGVPSEVLSGYIRSKIRISRDLPFASKVFASEIMHGAPHLSADLVEQLNGQAKHNIDCIQSWIDRGQIAPIDPNHLMFSIWAATQTYADFDWQISAVTGKDKLDEADYEAAAQTIIRLVLKGCEPD